One segment of Rubripirellula amarantea DNA contains the following:
- a CDS encoding glycosyltransferase family 2 protein, with product MSVDSITDSNVTDEIYAAPVSVEELRPQTEHERVISTIDQTLGLIAEANDIAALRLPVKSYDISIIVPVYNERETLPKVLQRIEEVMPVATEIIVVDDGSTDGTREWLKQLPEKAGLTVLCRRKNHGKGSAVRLAIRHSQGHVVAIQDADLEYDPADLLRVIWPILDGDAEVVYGSRYLGESGDGSFTHRLGNWALTTASNLLTGLRLTDMETCHKAFDGDLLRSISLRECRFGFEPEITAKIAARDSIILEVPTGYDSRGYDEGKKIGWRDAVSALGCIWRYRRGE from the coding sequence ATGAGCGTCGATTCAATAACCGATTCAAACGTCACTGACGAAATTTACGCGGCACCAGTGAGTGTCGAAGAGCTGCGACCCCAAACCGAGCATGAACGGGTCATCAGCACGATTGATCAGACGCTCGGTTTGATTGCCGAAGCTAACGATATCGCAGCGCTAAGATTGCCTGTGAAATCGTACGACATCTCGATCATCGTCCCCGTTTACAACGAGCGTGAGACGCTGCCAAAGGTATTGCAGCGAATTGAAGAAGTTATGCCGGTGGCGACTGAGATCATTGTGGTGGACGACGGCAGCACCGATGGCACCCGCGAATGGCTGAAGCAGTTACCGGAAAAAGCCGGGCTTACCGTCCTTTGTCGGCGCAAGAACCACGGCAAAGGATCGGCGGTAAGATTGGCGATCCGACACAGCCAGGGGCACGTCGTTGCGATCCAGGACGCCGATTTGGAATACGATCCAGCAGACCTGCTTCGAGTGATCTGGCCGATTCTTGATGGTGATGCCGAAGTGGTCTACGGATCGCGGTACTTGGGTGAAAGTGGCGACGGATCGTTCACGCATCGACTTGGAAATTGGGCGCTGACCACGGCATCCAATCTGCTGACCGGCTTGCGACTGACAGACATGGAAACTTGTCACAAAGCGTTTGACGGTGATTTGCTTCGATCGATCAGCTTGCGTGAATGTCGATTCGGATTTGAGCCTGAAATTACCGCTAAGATTGCGGCTCGGGATTCCATCATTTTGGAAGTTCCAACCGGGTACGACAGCCGTGGCTACGATGAAGGCAAGAAGATTGGCTGGCGTGACGCTGTTTCAGCACTCGGCTGTATCTGGCGTTACCGTCGCGGTGAATAA
- a CDS encoding lactate racemase domain-containing protein, with protein sequence MPESNTFDAAISSTASASIVHVSPFDASRNEDVETAAYSSLLSPIDFPSLTDAVVPGDHVVLAIDPNVPRIVEVVAGVMRAISETEAGRVDVVLWDEASDAQAEKIAAEIGPTSKVVRHQGASRRDVRYLAADEGGHPVYLNRLLVDADLVIPIAACHLGSSEDSFDATGIYPMLVDSASRKRAMKRTVARRESASDEKDPPASWLLGVQMMLVAIPTDDGDLQGLLCGTAFTIDRHLQSMIPTNEPETSDLVLVGLTGDDNQTWANAARAAKAASIHANPDATIVLWTSIDHGIDPVMARSDDDLDDDLDDDLNDDLNDDLDDDPENNLDEDSNDRSTNGTIGQRDEVTGLVTADDEEFPKLDLMQAPRETLAQIAADYRLMLRSKLDAEVVENTGFGVIESIEQWTRLSGSFDECLVLGGAQFLAPLTPQNG encoded by the coding sequence ATGCCCGAATCTAATACCTTTGATGCCGCAATCTCAAGCACTGCGTCTGCGTCCATCGTGCATGTCTCACCGTTTGATGCGTCCCGAAATGAAGACGTAGAGACGGCTGCATATTCGTCGTTGCTTTCGCCGATTGACTTCCCCTCACTCACGGATGCCGTTGTTCCGGGCGATCATGTGGTGCTGGCGATCGACCCGAATGTGCCCCGCATTGTTGAAGTCGTTGCCGGAGTCATGCGAGCGATTAGCGAGACGGAAGCAGGACGCGTTGACGTCGTGCTTTGGGACGAGGCCTCTGATGCGCAAGCGGAAAAGATCGCAGCGGAGATCGGTCCCACAAGCAAAGTCGTTCGCCACCAGGGAGCCAGTCGTCGCGACGTACGCTACCTAGCCGCCGACGAGGGTGGTCACCCCGTTTACTTGAATCGTTTGCTTGTCGACGCTGATTTGGTGATTCCTATTGCTGCCTGTCACCTGGGTTCGTCCGAGGACTCGTTTGATGCGACTGGCATCTATCCCATGTTGGTAGATTCGGCTTCGCGAAAACGAGCGATGAAACGCACTGTCGCGCGCCGAGAATCGGCAAGCGACGAAAAAGACCCTCCTGCGTCATGGTTGCTGGGTGTGCAGATGATGCTTGTTGCGATACCAACGGACGACGGAGACCTTCAAGGGTTGCTTTGCGGCACGGCTTTTACGATCGACCGGCATTTGCAATCGATGATTCCCACCAATGAACCTGAGACGTCGGACTTGGTGCTTGTTGGCTTGACTGGAGATGACAACCAAACCTGGGCCAATGCGGCTCGTGCTGCGAAGGCAGCATCCATCCACGCCAACCCCGACGCAACCATTGTCTTGTGGACGTCGATCGACCACGGCATTGATCCAGTCATGGCTCGCTCGGACGATGACCTCGATGATGACCTGGACGATGACCTGAACGATGACCTGAACGATGACCTCGACGACGATCCCGAAAACAATCTCGACGAAGACTCCAACGATCGTTCAACGAATGGCACCATCGGGCAACGCGATGAGGTAACCGGACTGGTGACGGCCGACGACGAAGAGTTCCCGAAGCTCGATCTGATGCAGGCTCCTAGAGAAACGCTGGCGCAAATCGCGGCTGATTACCGACTGATGCTCCGCAGTAAATTGGACGCCGAAGTGGTGGAAAACACGGGTTTTGGCGTGATTGAGTCCATCGAGCAATGGACTCGGCTCAGCGGATCATTCGACGAGTGCTTGGTGCTTGGCGGAGCCCAGTTCCTGGCACCTTTGACCCCTCAAAACGGCTAG